The following DNA comes from Paenibacillus crassostreae.
TGTTGATAGTGTGGATGGCCTGGAGCCAGTCGTACGCAATATGTATGAGAATTACTTAACGTTACCATTTAATTTGCCCGAATGGAGTTCCATTAAAGAACCTATTGTTAAATTCACCATGTTTGGTGAATCTAAAGTAATCGATGAGGTCTATAAAGATTTAAGTCAGTGGGAATTAGAACTTAATATGCTCCGTAGTGGTGATTATTTCATTGATCTCATGAATAATGAAGCTTCAAAAGGAAACGCATTGAAGCAGCTTGCGATGAAACGTGGTATTCAACAGGAAGAAGTACTAGCCATTGGGAATTACTTCAATGACATCACGATGCTGACATATGCAGGTAAAGGTATCGCAATGGATAATTCCCCTATTGAAGTAAAGGCGGCAGCAGATGAAGTAACGCTTTCTAATAATGAGGGTGGGGTGCATGCTGCACTCCTGAAACATTGTCTTTCTTAAAAAATAGGTAGATGTTAAAAAGAAGCATCGCGGATTATAGTTCCGCTGATGCTTCTTTTTGTCTTGTCGTTTCTTTTCTCGAAGAGGGTAAATGAAAGGGAGAGACCTTGTTTTTCCCCGTTGTTTTGGAACGATACATAGCTTGATCTGCTTGAGACACGAGTTCATCGACTGATACATTCTTTCTAAGACTGCTGTGACCTACACTGATGGTAACAATACTCTCTTGTTCAACACGTGATCGTATGTTCTCAGCGATGATATTTACTTTCGCTCGTTTATCAACTAATGCAGCTACCAACTCTTCTCCACCATACCGCCCAGATAATCCTACGCCAGATACTTCTTCATCAATGATGTCCGCAACTTGTTTCAATACTTGGTCTGCCCTTGCATGTCCTTGGGTATCATTAAGTTTCTTAAAGTTGTCGATATCACAAAAAATAACAGAAACCTTCAATCCTTGATCTACATAACGTTTAACTTGTTTCATAAAAAATCGGCGGTTATAAAGATTGGTCAATCCATCAGTAATGGAGGAACGATAAATAGATTGCATTTGCTCAACAATTCTTTGGAATAGAATAATAAAGATAACCGTGTAATAGAGAAGTGGAAGTAATAAGTGAATCGTATTTAATGTGGCATTGATATGATCTGCGTAGAGAAAGATGATTGAGAGAATAACCCCAATCAGACTGATAACCGAACCTATAATATATTTGATTGGCTGACCAATACGTGGCGTGATTAAGCAGAGCCCTACAATAATTACGATTCCTTGGTATATGTTCAGATAGAATAGTTGTCCCGAAGTTATATTGAGCGGTGTATAGTTTGTTAGAAACAACGGTACTAGGAATAATAGCAACATAAATCCAAGAAGTGCATATCCACGTTTAGTTATTTTTTTGTACAATAGATATACTGAAGTATTTAACAATAGAAAAGAGAATACCTGTAGTCGCGTTGACCAAAGGGTGGAGCTAGATAGGGTATTCCCCTTACTCAGGTAATGGATGTTCATTCCTTCGTATGCGATAATAAAGAGGAAGGCAAACACCATATAAAGATAAGCTTTCTTGCGTTGTCTGCTATACATAATGAGGCACATGACCGTCATAATGAGTACAATGTAAAGACTACATGCGTAAGCGATCCCTGGAATGATCGGCGAAGATCCTGGGACTAATGGCATCTATATTCCTCATTCCTTCAATGAAATTTATGTCCAAATATTAAAACGTATGTTCTTAATATATCATAATTTCTTAAATTCTGAATAGAGAATGACATAATAGAAAGAAGGAATACTCAATGAAGTTATTACAAGCACTTTTCTTCCCACCTGAACAACCAGGTGGTGTATCATCTATGGTCCCTTATATGCAGGAGCGATTCAGTTCATCTCGTTGGGAGATGGAAATATTCTGGTTACCCAAGAGATTGAGAAATAAAGGTCGCGAAGAAGTGGTATTCGATACATTCGACTGGACACTCTATAAAGATAGTGAAATTGTACAAAAGTATATTCAGACCTATCGGGATTATCTATGGTGGGTTCGCATGCGTGTTAAGAAACCATATGAGCTTATTCATGCCCATCATCCGATCGCTGGGCTTGCGCTGAAGCAATTATTCCCGGATACGCCATTGATTCAAACCATCCATTCTAGCTATGAACGAGAGCTTATCCTTAATGGGAAGATTCAAGAGAATGGGCCAGAACATCAATTCTTGG
Coding sequences within:
- a CDS encoding GGDEF domain-containing protein translates to MPLVPGSSPIIPGIAYACSLYIVLIMTVMCLIMYSRQRKKAYLYMVFAFLFIIAYEGMNIHYLSKGNTLSSSTLWSTRLQVFSFLLLNTSVYLLYKKITKRGYALLGFMLLLFLVPLFLTNYTPLNITSGQLFYLNIYQGIVIIVGLCLITPRIGQPIKYIIGSVISLIGVILSIIFLYADHINATLNTIHLLLPLLYYTVIFIILFQRIVEQMQSIYRSSITDGLTNLYNRRFFMKQVKRYVDQGLKVSVIFCDIDNFKKLNDTQGHARADQVLKQVADIIDEEVSGVGLSGRYGGEELVAALVDKRAKVNIIAENIRSRVEQESIVTISVGHSSLRKNVSVDELVSQADQAMYRSKTTGKNKVSPFHLPSSRKETTRQKEASAEL
- a CDS encoding Cof-type HAD-IIB family hydrolase, translating into MKYKLIALDVDGTLLNDDHEISQQTKETIKAVAETGAEIILCTGRGPLNSIPFMEEMGLSGYVISHNGAATAKVDTKEIVHHFAMEPISLTPFMQYCREKGIHFDINTPYDMYVDSVDGLEPVVRNMYENYLTLPFNLPEWSSIKEPIVKFTMFGESKVIDEVYKDLSQWELELNMLRSGDYFIDLMNNEASKGNALKQLAMKRGIQQEEVLAIGNYFNDITMLTYAGKGIAMDNSPIEVKAAADEVTLSNNEGGVHAALLKHCLS